A stretch of Dyadobacter subterraneus DNA encodes these proteins:
- a CDS encoding transposase domain-containing protein encodes MATCKKNGVDEQQWLTDVFQRIQSHKHKDLYQLLPNNWSKFRNKNS; translated from the coding sequence ATGGCAACATGTAAGAAAAATGGCGTTGATGAGCAACAGTGGCTAACAGACGTATTCCAAAGAATCCAATCCCACAAGCACAAAGACCTCTATCAACTGCTTCCAAACAACTGGAGCAAGTTCCGTAATAAAAATAGTTAA
- a CDS encoding acyltransferase family protein, with the protein MSPLSHPITRDKYIVHASRVLEIDSLRGLAAISVLLFHYTYKQSKLSPIVEFSFGVTGVDIFFMISGFVSLLSIQSMVDVKEYIIRRFSRLYPTYWVCVSLTSLYIFFFERPNFRLKDVLVNFTMVPNYFGIENLDGSYWTLLVELLFYSWIVGVFLMKKIHQIVDFGLLTLTLFLFYHYFKEFYPSVYTFTQTKIPITNHFPLFFSGILFCEIRNNGLSAKKIVFMLYSILSAFYLHDKGGMSMYIISHLQHNIIIVLFHIIFALMIRNRLKFLLRSSLIFLGHISYTLYLLHQYIGYGIIHMLIEFKYINIYSAILLTTTLVIFSAYLVTKYVEVPLLKYLRQRIC; encoded by the coding sequence ATGTCACCTCTATCGCACCCTATCACTAGGGATAAATATATTGTCCATGCATCAAGAGTTTTAGAAATAGATTCTTTGAGAGGGCTAGCAGCCATTAGCGTCCTCCTATTTCACTACACGTACAAGCAATCCAAACTTTCACCGATTGTAGAATTTAGCTTCGGAGTTACCGGTGTTGACATATTTTTCATGATCAGCGGTTTTGTTTCTTTATTAAGTATTCAAAGTATGGTCGACGTAAAAGAATATATTATTCGCCGTTTTTCCAGACTTTACCCGACATATTGGGTATGTGTTTCACTTACCTCCCTTTACATATTCTTTTTTGAACGTCCTAATTTCAGACTTAAAGATGTATTGGTAAATTTCACAATGGTGCCGAATTATTTTGGAATCGAAAATCTTGACGGGTCCTACTGGACGTTATTGGTGGAGCTTCTTTTTTATAGTTGGATCGTTGGTGTTTTCCTTATGAAGAAGATTCATCAAATTGTCGATTTCGGATTATTAACTTTAACATTATTCTTATTCTACCACTACTTTAAAGAATTTTATCCATCAGTATATACATTCACACAAACTAAAATTCCCATTACCAACCATTTCCCGCTTTTTTTTTCCGGAATACTTTTCTGTGAAATAAGAAATAACGGACTGTCAGCGAAAAAAATAGTGTTCATGTTATATTCAATACTTTCTGCTTTTTATCTTCATGATAAGGGAGGAATGTCAATGTATATTATTTCGCATCTCCAGCATAATATAATTATTGTATTATTCCACATTATTTTCGCTTTGATGATAAGAAACAGGTTAAAATTTCTTCTTAGGTCAAGCCTCATTTTTTTAGGACATATTTCATACACTCTGTATCTATTACATCAGTATATTGGTTATGGAATAATCCATATGCTCATAGAATTTAAGTATATAAATATTTATTCAGCAATTTTATTGACTACTACATTAGTAATTTTTTCTGCCTACCTGGTAACAAAATATGTAGAGGTTCCTTTGCTTAAATATTTAAGACAACGCATTTGCTAG
- a CDS encoding acyltransferase family protein, with protein MMQNRDYYFQQLDSLRAISVALVIFFHWFPENKGINIIATGPLGVTMFFVLSGFLITTNLLKSRIALKTNGFWTIYRKFIFKRLLRIFPLYYLVLLVVWIAQFSTYIPKIDTQFYSYPFFYIFYASNVLIEKLHNWSDLLSPYWSLAVEEQFYIFWPLPILITPKKYLGFLVWGFIISAFGFRIFFSSLNLHEGVLMPSSLDSFAFGALWALSLFYKRSNTEFLTAISILVIPMGILFVFFSLEDSVSFFKLIFFKSSMSIFCLYFVVRATTGKGFKYLIGTILNNLVLQYIGKISYGIYIYHMLVPAVLMPFLVKTINRFFSISLTLSDSSAKVTSLFILIMLSSASWILFESPINQLKYKIGFQPAPEGTKSKSTLIST; from the coding sequence ATGATGCAAAATCGAGATTATTATTTTCAACAGTTAGATAGCCTTAGAGCCATATCAGTTGCTTTGGTAATATTCTTTCACTGGTTCCCAGAAAATAAGGGTATTAATATTATCGCAACTGGGCCACTGGGCGTTACGATGTTCTTTGTCCTGAGTGGCTTTTTGATTACAACCAATCTATTAAAAAGTAGAATTGCTCTAAAGACCAATGGTTTTTGGACTATTTATAGAAAGTTTATATTCAAACGACTGTTACGCATATTTCCGCTGTATTATCTGGTACTATTAGTTGTATGGATTGCGCAGTTTAGTACCTATATTCCAAAAATCGATACCCAGTTTTACTCATATCCTTTTTTTTATATATTTTATGCTTCCAATGTTTTAATTGAAAAATTACATAATTGGTCTGACCTTCTCTCCCCTTACTGGTCACTTGCGGTTGAGGAACAATTTTACATCTTTTGGCCCTTGCCGATCCTTATTACTCCAAAAAAGTATTTGGGATTCCTTGTATGGGGTTTTATTATATCAGCTTTTGGGTTTAGGATATTTTTTTCTTCTTTAAATCTACACGAAGGAGTATTAATGCCATCTAGCCTCGACTCTTTTGCATTTGGCGCATTATGGGCATTATCACTTTTTTACAAAAGATCTAATACTGAATTTTTAACTGCTATCTCTATATTAGTGATTCCCATGGGAATATTATTCGTATTTTTTAGCTTGGAAGATAGCGTTTCATTTTTTAAGTTGATCTTTTTCAAAAGTTCGATGTCAATATTTTGTTTATATTTTGTAGTAAGAGCGACTACTGGGAAAGGATTTAAATATTTGATCGGAACAATCCTGAATAATTTAGTACTGCAGTATATTGGTAAAATAAGTTATGGGATCTACATTTACCATATGCTAGTACCAGCTGTACTGATGCCTTTCTTGGTAAAAACTATCAACAGATTTTTCTCAATCAGTTTAACTCTTTCTGACAGTTCTGCAAAGGTTACCTCCCTATTTATTCTGATAATGCTTTCTTCAGCTTCGTGGATTCTTTTTGAATCACCGATAAACCAATTGAAGTACAAAATAGGGTTTCAGCCGGCGCCAGAAGGTACAAAAAGTAAATCAACCTTAATTTCAACTTAA
- a CDS encoding response regulator transcription factor, with product MPEILLLDTSPILAIGFRQFLKKHFGNAILHFSLKLSNLDFIKFAQPDLIILGTTKSILIDDIHLVYNVKRRFPQVPIIIFLDTRFGPTVIPFFLAEVSGIIPQNSNEISLAECIRSILLGKTYFFPQDCHDLHQIWLKNKELRSNHVFIRLSKREFEIATFLINGFKTGEIAKKLNRSTSTISTIKNNVFRKLNVTNIVKLQHLMTIHKPSDN from the coding sequence ATGCCTGAAATATTATTATTGGATACAAGTCCCATTCTCGCAATCGGATTTCGACAGTTTTTAAAAAAGCATTTTGGTAATGCCATCCTTCATTTTTCGTTAAAATTATCCAATTTAGATTTTATTAAGTTTGCACAACCTGACTTAATTATTTTGGGTACAACCAAAAGTATTCTGATTGATGACATACATCTAGTGTATAATGTAAAAAGAAGATTTCCGCAGGTTCCGATAATTATTTTTTTGGATACTAGATTTGGCCCTACAGTCATTCCCTTCTTTTTGGCAGAGGTTTCGGGCATTATACCGCAAAATAGTAATGAAATTTCCTTGGCCGAATGTATTCGCAGTATACTGCTTGGGAAGACATACTTCTTCCCACAGGATTGTCACGATTTACATCAAATATGGCTAAAAAATAAAGAACTTAGAAGTAATCATGTTTTCATCCGTCTCTCAAAAAGGGAATTTGAAATAGCAACTTTCCTCATAAATGGTTTTAAAACAGGGGAAATCGCCAAAAAGCTGAATAGATCAACATCAACAATCAGCACTATAAAAAATAATGTGTTTAGAAAGTTAAATGTAACCAATATTGTAAAACTCCAACATTTAATGACTATTCATAAGCCTTCGGATAATTGA